Genomic window (Roseivirga sp. 4D4):
ATTTCATTAAATCTGGTAAAGTAGAATTTACTCCATTGCCACCACCCCATAATGGGATGATCTGAGAAGGAGAGGGTGTTTTGTTTTTAGACCAGTAGCCCTGAGCAAGCCTACCTTTCTGTTCTGCCGTAAGTCTAATCCCAGAGTCATTCATGTTTAGAGGACTGAAAATCTGATCTTTTAGAATTGCATCAAAGGGCTTGTCATAGACTGAGGTGAGGATATAGGCTAGTAATTCTGCCCCTGCATTGGAGTATTTGTAGTTTGTGCCGGGAGCTGTTTGGGGCTTAAACGCCTTTAATAGTTCTAAAAACCTCTCTTTGCTCATCTCTTGTTCTAGAGCCTGAAAGGCTATTGGTACTTCTGCATCCGGTTTCTCAAAGGCTTCAGCCATTCCAGGGGCCATAAAGTGAGGAAGCCCTGCGGTGTGCGCCAATAGGTGCTTAACTTTTATGGGTTTGCCTTCAAATGATAGGTTTGAGAAGTCTCCGTCTATAAGGTCATCAATGTTGTCCTCTAGGTTGATTTTGCCTTCGATTACGGCCTTAGCAACCAAGTATCCTGTAAAGGTTTTTGACACAGATGCTATTTCATAAATGGTTTCATTGGTGGGTTTTGATGATCCATCCAGTGTCCCAAAATGATCCGTATAGGTTTGTC
Coding sequences:
- a CDS encoding serine hydrolase domain-containing protein, producing MRTLTTLLCLSLTFSAHAQEIERLIEKQGRSLRKNKEFRALSIGIYKDGQTYTDHFGTLDGSSKPTNETIYEIASVSKTFTGYLVAKAVIEGKINLEDNIDDLIDGDFSNLSFEGKPIKVKHLLAHTAGLPHFMAPGMAEAFEKPDAEVPIAFQALEQEMSKERFLELLKAFKPQTAPGTNYKYSNAGAELLAYILTSVYDKPFDAILKDQIFSPLNMNDSGIRLTAEQKGRLAQGYWSKNKTPSPSQIIPLWGGGNGVNSTLPDLMKWVEFNLNSQEEALKESQRIIYEKKTRWMAYLWNGWKDKNGTSYNHHGGTTGTQNWIFLFPKYNLGFSIIVNQSDEKTPRQLSSAISKMLKEITKSR